A segment of the Flavobacteriales bacterium genome:
GAATTGAAAAATTCCAGCAGTTTGACCTGCACCGCGAAGGCCCTGAGAGGAAGAAGACCCAACTTACGCCGCTTGGGCAATCTTCGCCGATGCTGCAGTGTTCGAACAGCTTCCACCACAAACCGAGCAGTTTCGAGTCGGCACTCCATAATCCTTCACTAGATGCCACGACACCCGTTATCGGCAAGACCATTTGACCGGGAGTGCATGTCAGGTCGTCTTAAGCGGGATGAAGACTATTCCTTCATCAGCCTCCGTGACAGCGCTTGACCGTTCGCAACCTTGATTACAAGCATGTAAACACCACTGGGCAACTCGGACAGGTCGATATCGAGCTTGGAGACAATTAAGGAGGATGAATGCACATATTGCCCTAGTGCATTCCGGATATCGCAGCCTGTGAACCTCAGCCCATCTCGGCCCTCAACAACGAATTCACCGGATGTTGGATTAGGATATACGGCTACTGATGTATGATCATCAGACTCGTCCAAGCCAACCCATATCGAGCAAAGGCCGTTCATCTGCACGGGGGCAGGCCTGTCGGAAGTGGTGCCATCCCCAAGTTGCGCGAAGTTATTCCGTCCCCAACCCCAGACTGTTCCATCCTCCTTGACCGCATGTGTGGCGTAATTGCTTCCGGCGATGGCGACAACATTTGTCAGTCCGCTTACTTGAACAGGAAGGTTACTGCTGAGAGATGTGGTTCCATTGCCCAATTCGCCTTCGATGTTCCTTCCCCATGACCAAACAGTTCCATCGGTGCTCATCGCAACGGAGTGGGCGGCTGCGCCTGAGATGGCTGTGATATTCGTGAGCCCGCTGACCTGCACAGGATTCGGGTTGCAGTGGCACCCTGTGGTGATTGTTGTGCCGTCTCCCAACTGCCCCCACGCGTTCTCACCCCACGCCCATACCGTGCCATTGCCCATTAGACCCAGTGAATGCTCTGCTCCACCTGAAACTGCCACGATATCCGCGAGTCCGCCTACTTGGACGGCCAATGTTTCGCATAAGCATCCGCCAGCGGCGATAGACCCATCCCCCAATTGCCCCCATGCGTTCCAGCCCCATGCCCAGACCGTACCATCATTTCTCACGGCAAGTGTATGGTACCTCCCAGCTCCAATAGAAACCATGTTCGTTAGTCCGAGTACTTGGACAGGTGTGCTGCTGGCTACGAGTGCTCCATTACCAAGTTCGCCTCGCTCATTCCTACCCCAGGCCCAAACGGTACCGTCATGCTTCAGAGCAACGGAATGCATTCCTCCACCGGAAATCGCGACTATGCCTGAGAGGCCGCTCACCTGCACTGGTGTGCTGCTGTTCAAGGTGGTGCCATTGCCCAATTGGCCACTACTGTTCCCTCCCCACGCCCAGACGATGCTATCGCTAGTAAGTGCCAGGGAGTGACCTTCACCACCGGAGACTGCGGTAATGCCCCCAAGCGTTATCACGTCAACAGGACTCGTTTCACAAAAGCACCCGGTGGTGATTGTTTCTCCATTGCCTAACTCGCCATCGTGATTCGCCCCCCAGGTCATGGCGTAACCGCTGCCGCACAGAGCTAGGGAATGCGAGGATCCTCCTGATATCCTCTGTGCCGTGGAATTCAGATTGAATAGGACCATGGAGATGAGGATGATGACTTTCACGTTTAGATGTATTCTCATGGTCATGTAAGCGTTGATTCAACTGCCGCACGCTACGATGCCGAAAGTACACCTCAAAAGGGCCTTAGAACAAGTCTATACGGGGACCGGCAGTTGCCCGCTTCTCGACTTGAACTACCTCATCCTGAAATGATTTCTAGTCCGTTCCCCTGACGCCTCCGCCGGTTCTCCGCCTCAGGCCCGAAAGGCCGGGACCTTGCGTGATCGGCTTCGCGCGCCGGGTCCTCTCCGGGTGACCCTGGCGAGGTTCACTTGCACCCGTGATCGAAAGGCGCCCCCTACTCATCCAGCCCCAACGTGATCTGCTTGCCGGGCTTGTAGCCGGTGAGCGGATCCTCCGGGCTGATTTCCTCGGCTGAGGTGCGCTTGGCGCGCTTCATCTGCTTCATGGGGCTTTCCTCCAGGCCTTCCTCTTCCGGTGCATCGAGGTTGCCGATCTCGTCCTCGGTGATGAGCATGCCCTGCACCTCTTCCTGCTCCGGGGTGAGGGGGATGAAGACCGGCGAGTTCAGCGTGAGCTCCTTCACCTTGTGCGGAGTGAGGCGGTTGCCGATGGCCTTCACCCCTTTCACGCCGATGAAGCCGGCCAGGTCGATGTCCTCGTCAGCGCGCGTGGTGCTGCGCTTGTCGTAGGCGATGTGCAGCTCGGGCTCGGGCACCAGGCTGTGCAGCACGAGCTTGCTCTGGTCGTGCTCGGTGATGAAGGAGACGGCCTCGCGCGAGGGCTCCACCTGGAAGCGCTTCACATTGAACTGCTCCTTCTCGCCGTCCCAGTAAACGGCGCTCACCACGTCCTTGGGGTTCCACTTCACCACGGTGAGGGCATCGTCGGGGAAGTGGGTGCTGAGCACGAAGGGGAAGAGCTGGTAGGTGCCGCTCTTGCTGATGCACAGGATGCGGTCCTCGCCCTTGAAGCGGCCGAGGTAGCGCCCGTGGCCGGTGTCGTTCAGGCGGCGCACGGTCTCGTCGTACCACACGGGGATGGCACCGAGGGTGCTGGTGCCGCGCTCCTTCTGGGTCACCTTCTGCACCGTGTAGCGGGTGAGCAGGTTGCCCTTGCTGCCGCGCCCCTTCACCGCCAGCTCCGCGAAATCCACATCGAACTTGGTCTTGCGCAGGTTGGGCCTCGGCTTCAGCACCACGGTGATCACCTCGCTGGCGCCATCGGGGTTGCAGGTGAAGTACTCCAGGGTGCTTCCGGGCGCGCCGCCGGTGAGGTCGTACTCCTTGTCGCGCGTGATGCCGGTGACCACGAAGCGCTTCATGTAGTAAGGGCCTTTCACGCCATCCTGATACACCATGTGGTAGATGGTGCGCTCATCGTTCTTCTTGAACACGGCGATGTGCTCGATGCCCTTGCCCACGAATTTCTTGTCGGCCATCCTGGTCACCGTCATGCTGCCGTTGATGCGGAACACGATGATGTCGTCCATCTCGGAGCATTCGGTCACGAGCTCCGCCTCCTTCAGGCTCCAGCCCATGAAGCCCTCCTTGCGGTCCACGTAGAGCTTCTTGTTGGCCACGGCCACCTTGGCCGCCACGATCGTGTCGAAGGCGCGCAGCTCGGTCTTTCGCTCGCGACCGGATCCGTACTTCTTCTTCAGGTCCTTGAACCAATCCACCGCGTGGTCCACCAGGTGGTCCAGCTTGCCCTTCACCTCCTTGATCTGCTCGGCCAGCTGCTTGATGTGCTCATCGGCCTTGAAGCTGTCGAACTTCGAGATGCGCTTGATCCTGATCTCCGTTAGGCGGACGATGTCCTCTTGGGTCACCGGCCGCTTCAGTTCCTGGATGTGCGGCTTCAGGCCCTTGTCGATGAAGCTGATGACCTCCTCCCAGGTCTCGGCCTCTTCGATCCTGCGATAGACCTTCTTCTCGATGAAGATGCGCTCGAGCGAGGCGAAGTGCCATTGCTCCTCTAGTTCGCTCTTCTTGATCTTCAACTCCAGCTCCAGGAGCCGCAGGGTGTTCTCCGTGCTGATGCGCAGCAGCTCCTTCACGCTCACGAAGCGCGGCTTGTCGTTCTCGATCACCACGGCGTTCGGCGCCAGGCTCACCTCGCAATCGGTGAAGGCGTAGAGCGCATCGATGGTGGTATCGGGGCTCACGCCGGCGGCGAGGTGGATGATGATGGAGACGTGCTCGGCGGTATTGTCATCGATGTGGCGCACCTTGATCTTGCCCTTCTCGTTGGCCTTCACGATGCTCTCCATGAGCGAAGTGGTGGTGGTGCCGAAAGGGATCTCGGTGACCTCGAGGGTCTTGTTGTCGAGCTTCCTGATGCGCGCCCGGCAGCGCACGCGGCCGCCGCGCTCGCCCTCGCTGTAGTTGCTCACATCAGCCAGGCCGCCAGTGGGGAAATCGGGCAGCAGCTCGAAGGAGCGCTTGCGCAGCACGGCCACGCTGGCATCGCAGAGCTCGTTGAAGTTGTGCGGCAGCAATTTGCAGCTGAGGCCCACCGCGATGCCTTCGGCGCCCTGCGCCAGCAGCAGCGGGAATTTCACGGGCAGGAACACCGGTTCCTTGTTGCGGCCGTCGTAGCTGAGCTGCCATTCGGTGGTCTTGGGGTTGAAGACGACCTCCTTGGCGAACTTGCTCAAACGGGCCTCGATGTAGCGCGGCGCAGCGGCGCTGTCGCCGGTGAGCGTGTTGCCCCAGTTGCCCTGGCAATCGATCAGCAGGTCCTTCTGCCCGAGCTGCACCAGGGCATCACCGATGCTGGCATCGCCGTGCGGGTGGTACTGCATGGCGTGGCCGATGATGTTGGCCACCTTGTTGTAGCGGCCATCGTCCAGGTCATCCATGGCGTGCAGGATGCGGCGCTGCACGGGCTTGAGGCCATCGTAGAGCGCGGGCACGGCGCGCTCCAGGATCACGTAGCTGGCATAGTCCAGGAACCAGTCCTTGTACATGCCGCTCACGCTGAAGCCGCCGGCCTGGCCGCCAGCGGGCACATGGCCCAGGCCTTCGGGATTGCCTTCGGGATTGTCGATGTCGTTGCTCATGTCTTTCTCACAGGGTTGCGCAGATCTCTTCGCGGCGACTGGTGGCGTTGTTGTTGTGCAAGCCGAGGCGCACGCACAGGGTGCCCACCACGGGGTTGGCGCGGCTGTACCGGAAGCGGTTGTTGTCCGAGGGGATGGGATCGATCAAGGTCGAATCGCCCGTAGCGGTTTCCACCACCCTCACCGAGTATCCGTTATTGGCCGGCAGCAGTTCGCCCTTCACATGGAAGGCGATCACCTGGTTGATGATGATGCCGCCCGGTATGGTCACGTTCTGCGTGTAGGTGCTGTCGTACACGAAGACCGGGGGGCCATCGTAATCGGCATCGAAGGGATTGCTCGTGAGCGAGGCGGGGTCGAGCTCGCCCTTGCCGCAGCCGAGGGCGAGCAGCGCGATGCTGATTGCGAGGAGGGCGTGCTTCATCGCAGGGGAATGGTCAAGCCAGCCATCCACATCCCGTGGCCGTCGGCATCGGGCACCCATACCAGCCCATCGAAGCGCGCCTTCTCCTTGTCCTCGAACACGGGCGGCGTGCGCTTGGCGCGCACCTTCTTCACGTACCACCAGGCCGCGCCCGATGCCGCCAGTACACCGCCGCTCACCGCCATCAAGGTGCGCGCCTGCCTCAGCTTCTGGTTGGCGTCGGGGATCTCCTGCCCTTTCAGGTCGGCGATGCGCGCCGGGTTCGCGCTCTCGTGGTAAACGGTCTCCAGGTCGTTGATGGCTCGCTGCGCATCAACGGCCTTCCAGGTGCTGATGCCGAACCAGGCGGCAGCTCCTACGGCAAGCACCGGCGTGCCATAGCGCAGCCAGCGGTCGTCGCGCTTGAAGCGCTGGCTCTTCTTGTTGTAGGCGATGAACTCCTCGCTATAGCGCAGTTGCACGCGCAGTTCATTCAGCGCGCCGGGCATCACCTTC
Coding sequences within it:
- a CDS encoding T9SS type A sorting domain-containing protein, whose translation is MKVIILISMVLFNLNSTAQRISGGSSHSLALCGSGYAMTWGANHDGELGNGETITTGCFCETSPVDVITLGGITAVSGGEGHSLALTSDSIVWAWGGNSSGQLGNGTTLNSSTPVQVSGLSGIVAISGGGMHSVALKHDGTVWAWGRNERGELGNGALVASSTPVQVLGLTNMVSIGAGRYHTLAVRNDGTVWAWGWNAWGQLGDGSIAAGGCLCETLAVQVGGLADIVAVSGGAEHSLGLMGNGTVWAWGENAWGQLGDGTTITTGCHCNPNPVQVSGLTNITAISGAAAHSVAMSTDGTVWSWGRNIEGELGNGTTSLSSNLPVQVSGLTNVVAIAGSNYATHAVKEDGTVWGWGRNNFAQLGDGTTSDRPAPVQMNGLCSIWVGLDESDDHTSVAVYPNPTSGEFVVEGRDGLRFTGCDIRNALGQYVHSSSLIVSKLDIDLSELPSGVYMLVIKVANGQALSRRLMKE
- a CDS encoding DNA gyrase/topoisomerase IV subunit A, which codes for MSNDIDNPEGNPEGLGHVPAGGQAGGFSVSGMYKDWFLDYASYVILERAVPALYDGLKPVQRRILHAMDDLDDGRYNKVANIIGHAMQYHPHGDASIGDALVQLGQKDLLIDCQGNWGNTLTGDSAAAPRYIEARLSKFAKEVVFNPKTTEWQLSYDGRNKEPVFLPVKFPLLLAQGAEGIAVGLSCKLLPHNFNELCDASVAVLRKRSFELLPDFPTGGLADVSNYSEGERGGRVRCRARIRKLDNKTLEVTEIPFGTTTTSLMESIVKANEKGKIKVRHIDDNTAEHVSIIIHLAAGVSPDTTIDALYAFTDCEVSLAPNAVVIENDKPRFVSVKELLRISTENTLRLLELELKIKKSELEEQWHFASLERIFIEKKVYRRIEEAETWEEVISFIDKGLKPHIQELKRPVTQEDIVRLTEIRIKRISKFDSFKADEHIKQLAEQIKEVKGKLDHLVDHAVDWFKDLKKKYGSGRERKTELRAFDTIVAAKVAVANKKLYVDRKEGFMGWSLKEAELVTECSEMDDIIVFRINGSMTVTRMADKKFVGKGIEHIAVFKKNDERTIYHMVYQDGVKGPYYMKRFVVTGITRDKEYDLTGGAPGSTLEYFTCNPDGASEVITVVLKPRPNLRKTKFDVDFAELAVKGRGSKGNLLTRYTVQKVTQKERGTSTLGAIPVWYDETVRRLNDTGHGRYLGRFKGEDRILCISKSGTYQLFPFVLSTHFPDDALTVVKWNPKDVVSAVYWDGEKEQFNVKRFQVEPSREAVSFITEHDQSKLVLHSLVPEPELHIAYDKRSTTRADEDIDLAGFIGVKGVKAIGNRLTPHKVKELTLNSPVFIPLTPEQEEVQGMLITEDEIGNLDAPEEEGLEESPMKQMKRAKRTSAEEISPEDPLTGYKPGKQITLGLDE